A portion of the Limisphaera ngatamarikiensis genome contains these proteins:
- a CDS encoding S8 family serine peptidase: MSRRPSFWLVLSLLLFGLSALLWQRAEQRQASRRSLPDSTRAPSVEPVWDVTPRMLRAEAGDAVWQRMAGGTTGTLSRAALRLTNAVHTPTEWLRLPSAILLENAWWDTAAGPTPQVPDAFRSPGDPGAYIVQHRASHPNLILTAIRAAGAAVVSYIPNNAYLVRADRAVAEQLGRHPDVQAVLPYEPYYKLRGDLLPRAVSGVPLGLGERLHLAVFADAADQVRTELTRRGVRVLAEEPSPFGPVLTVEPPPDRWTDLALLPEVQLIEPATHRVPANDLGRVRIGVAETPIAPESWMGLTGTNVLVNVNDSGVDGSHPDLAGRMLADLPDVLTDTNGHGTHVIGTIAGSGAMSSTVTNASGSPMPSVTGQFRGVAPAARVFVQPVLMEERPGRAGAAAVLPDSVLQETAARTNAFISNNSWHYAGRTGYDLAAARYDAATRDALPLDPGSQPLLFVFAAGNYGGGNPSGLGGDADTIRSPGTAKNVITVGSLEQLRLITNEVVLCQPYDTGTNTITLCVTNAPWREDTDSDDQVAASSSRGNTGVGVEGEFGRFKPDVVAPGEWVVSARSQQWDENAYYNPTNVYGDVFRDLIVAPGAMNRYSVYVPYNAVQLEIEILPNRNSPVPFPGLPLFVRAGEFPTPADLAGTNHVTIPPDLMADLTPRDASWNIGVGNPTDAEVSFDLRVRVSTTNDLGNALEVRRQLNDALGPWYRYESGTSMAAAFVAGTLALMQEYFEQHGLRPSPALLKALLINGARSVNPLYDFEVRTLHNYQGWGRVNLPTALPPVLTNGLPAGRGPLVFFEQSPTNALVTGAQHVRLLTLTEEARALPLRITLVWTDPPGNPVAGVKLVNDLDLVVTNLDTGEVFFGNDIPAGSDFTQPWRTNEPPRTDPVNNVENVFLPPPLGTNYSVTVIGRRVNVNAVTEHTNQIAQDYVLVISSGDGDLPNAFTVSDVTATASTAATLRQTTNTFSPDTTPGYAGMLLLGERVGANPPLLGITNGLPSQWRFYVLTNTYNYTNAAFITFLPHTLSIPRMGVNETDVENATRQEADIDLYVSLNPALTNLDPAALAAADRSRGRGGTELIVYSNAVPGGVYYVGVKAEDQMASDYGFLGIFSLQPFSTLEDGNQIVRGFPVPTLIPDGSPAAPGAALVFGVATFPMQIRRVIVTNVLSHQNFGDLLVSLGHNNRFAVLRNHTYPSLPPPFTALTIYEDLQEGDVPGAQRSDGPGSLAEFVGEEAAGLWILQVLDDALTQTGRVDHLTLRIEPARLEETNAWRGIQPFSFRYEVVDVPQDATNLTVCVTTTNAPVELYLRHGDFPTRTVYDHFLPVPVPGACLSVDRSSAPPLRPGRYYIGVFNPQPFAQYVQIVVRVDRDPAAIRPVLATSNADVPLLDDAVTYAAMLVTNRGRIASVEVGVRVDHPRVSDLAITLVSPSGTRILLSEARGWTNPAGMGSTYWITNVVPVEYSGGPDPVTNVVDVGVNQGTVTIEYDFYNLPDRMRVYYEGQLLADTGMTSGQGRLELEFGPGSSTLITVTVNENGNDEPRTEWRYTLSSVREIHNYLIFTENTNLATAPIKFLSPPFAPPTNRLETFLGGFETAVPGWYDAGQVVEGWTNAGPGAVLVVSDSAWAHTGQKFLSLQSGSLVRTLPTVTGRNYLLQFASRQAPLMEGIIGWWPGEGNARNVVNDLEGIYMGQAGSRFTNGVVGAAFGFDGVSDAIRVPMQPTFQVTTGVTAEAWIYPTSWGTNGILTRWGAVGINDRSFRLALNSQGNPYFEISPDGSDCSAQCRALYSGPVPLNQWTHVAGTYDGSYIRLYVNGSQEAESYRPGTIWAGATDLVIGGEVTGGQLFSPFAGRIDEPTLYNRALTPEEIRLIYEAGPRGKCALATPPAVCPGEPVMSAAVAGTLTNVVWSGTTDWVTNTLAFVAAGPAT, from the coding sequence ATGTCGAGGCGACCATCCTTCTGGCTCGTGCTCAGCCTGTTGTTGTTCGGGTTGTCAGCCCTCCTGTGGCAACGGGCCGAGCAACGGCAGGCCTCCCGACGCAGCCTCCCGGACTCGACCAGGGCACCATCCGTGGAGCCGGTTTGGGACGTGACCCCGCGGATGTTGCGGGCGGAGGCAGGCGATGCCGTTTGGCAGAGGATGGCCGGCGGGACGACCGGAACCCTGTCCCGGGCAGCCCTCAGGCTGACCAACGCGGTGCACACGCCGACGGAGTGGCTGCGGTTGCCCTCGGCCATTTTGCTGGAGAATGCATGGTGGGACACGGCGGCGGGCCCGACACCGCAGGTACCGGACGCGTTCCGGAGCCCGGGCGATCCGGGCGCCTACATCGTACAACACCGGGCGTCTCACCCGAATCTCATTCTAACAGCCATACGGGCCGCCGGAGCGGCGGTTGTCAGTTATATTCCGAACAATGCCTACCTGGTGCGGGCGGATCGGGCAGTGGCAGAGCAGTTGGGGCGGCACCCGGACGTGCAGGCGGTTCTGCCCTACGAGCCCTATTACAAGCTGCGCGGCGATCTTCTGCCCCGGGCGGTCTCGGGTGTTCCGCTCGGGCTGGGTGAGCGCCTGCACCTGGCGGTGTTTGCCGACGCAGCCGATCAGGTGCGAACCGAACTGACCCGGAGGGGCGTGCGGGTGCTGGCCGAGGAACCCTCACCTTTTGGGCCTGTGTTGACCGTGGAGCCGCCACCGGATCGATGGACGGATCTGGCTCTGCTACCTGAAGTGCAGTTGATCGAGCCGGCCACGCATCGGGTGCCGGCCAATGATCTGGGCCGGGTTCGCATCGGCGTGGCAGAGACGCCGATTGCCCCGGAGTCCTGGATGGGTCTGACGGGCACCAACGTGCTGGTCAACGTGAATGATTCCGGCGTGGATGGGTCGCATCCCGATCTGGCGGGGCGCATGCTGGCAGACCTGCCGGACGTGTTGACCGACACCAACGGGCACGGAACCCACGTCATCGGGACCATCGCCGGCAGTGGTGCGATGTCGTCGACGGTGACCAATGCCAGCGGTTCGCCCATGCCGAGTGTGACGGGCCAGTTCCGGGGTGTGGCCCCGGCGGCCCGTGTGTTTGTGCAGCCGGTGCTGATGGAAGAGCGGCCGGGCCGTGCGGGCGCCGCAGCGGTCCTGCCCGACTCGGTGCTTCAGGAAACCGCCGCGCGCACCAACGCCTTCATTTCCAACAACAGCTGGCACTACGCGGGCCGGACGGGTTATGACCTGGCGGCGGCGCGGTACGACGCAGCCACCCGGGATGCGCTGCCGCTGGATCCGGGGTCCCAACCGTTGCTGTTTGTGTTTGCCGCGGGAAACTATGGCGGGGGGAACCCATCCGGGTTGGGTGGCGATGCAGATACGATTCGTTCGCCGGGGACGGCCAAGAATGTCATCACCGTCGGATCCCTCGAACAACTCCGACTCATCACCAACGAAGTCGTCCTGTGCCAGCCGTACGACACCGGAACCAACACGATCACCCTGTGCGTGACCAACGCGCCGTGGCGGGAGGACACCGACAGTGACGACCAGGTGGCCGCCTCATCCAGCCGGGGCAACACGGGCGTGGGGGTGGAGGGCGAGTTCGGGCGGTTCAAGCCGGACGTGGTGGCACCCGGCGAATGGGTCGTGTCCGCCCGGTCGCAGCAATGGGACGAGAATGCCTACTACAACCCGACCAACGTGTATGGGGATGTGTTCCGCGATCTGATCGTCGCCCCGGGGGCGATGAACCGCTACTCCGTGTACGTGCCATACAACGCGGTGCAATTGGAGATCGAAATCCTGCCGAACCGGAATTCGCCGGTGCCGTTTCCGGGTTTGCCGTTGTTTGTGCGGGCGGGTGAATTTCCGACACCGGCCGATCTGGCCGGCACGAATCATGTTACGATTCCTCCCGACTTGATGGCGGATCTGACGCCGCGGGACGCGAGCTGGAACATCGGCGTGGGGAACCCGACGGATGCAGAGGTTTCGTTTGACCTGCGGGTCCGGGTATCCACCACAAACGATCTGGGCAACGCCCTCGAAGTGCGCCGGCAACTGAACGATGCGCTGGGACCCTGGTACCGGTACGAAAGCGGCACCAGCATGGCAGCTGCGTTTGTGGCGGGCACGCTGGCCCTGATGCAGGAGTATTTCGAACAGCACGGCCTGCGTCCGAGCCCGGCCCTCTTGAAGGCCCTGTTGATCAACGGCGCGCGTTCGGTCAATCCACTCTATGATTTTGAGGTCCGGACGCTTCACAACTACCAGGGCTGGGGCCGGGTCAATCTGCCCACGGCATTGCCACCCGTGTTGACCAACGGTTTACCCGCTGGCCGCGGCCCCCTGGTGTTCTTTGAACAGAGCCCAACCAACGCGCTGGTCACCGGTGCTCAACACGTGAGGCTGCTGACCCTGACCGAGGAGGCCAGGGCACTGCCGTTGCGGATCACCCTGGTCTGGACGGATCCACCCGGCAACCCGGTCGCCGGCGTTAAACTGGTGAACGATCTGGACCTGGTGGTGACCAACCTGGACACCGGGGAGGTGTTCTTCGGGAACGACATTCCGGCCGGCAGCGACTTCACCCAGCCATGGCGCACCAACGAACCGCCCCGCACCGACCCCGTGAACAACGTGGAGAATGTGTTCCTGCCCCCGCCCCTGGGGACCAACTACAGTGTCACCGTCATCGGGCGCCGCGTGAACGTAAATGCGGTAACGGAGCACACCAACCAGATTGCCCAGGACTACGTGCTGGTCATCTCCAGCGGGGACGGGGACCTGCCCAACGCCTTCACGGTGTCGGATGTGACCGCGACGGCATCCACGGCCGCCACATTGCGTCAAACAACGAACACGTTCTCCCCCGATACCACGCCGGGGTACGCGGGCATGCTACTGTTGGGCGAACGGGTGGGAGCGAATCCGCCCCTGCTGGGGATCACCAACGGGCTGCCCTCTCAGTGGCGCTTCTACGTGCTCACCAACACCTACAACTACACCAACGCCGCGTTCATCACCTTCCTGCCTCACACCCTGTCGATTCCCCGAATGGGGGTGAATGAGACGGATGTTGAAAACGCCACCCGACAGGAGGCGGATATTGACCTTTACGTGTCGTTGAATCCGGCACTGACGAACCTGGATCCGGCGGCGCTGGCCGCGGCGGATCGTTCCCGGGGGCGCGGTGGCACCGAACTGATCGTGTACTCCAACGCGGTGCCGGGCGGCGTCTATTACGTGGGGGTCAAGGCCGAGGACCAGATGGCCTCGGATTATGGGTTCCTGGGGATCTTCAGCCTCCAGCCATTTAGTACACTGGAGGATGGCAACCAGATCGTTCGTGGGTTTCCCGTGCCGACCCTGATTCCGGATGGTTCACCGGCGGCGCCCGGCGCGGCCTTGGTGTTCGGAGTGGCCACCTTCCCCATGCAAATCCGGCGGGTGATCGTCACCAACGTGCTCTCCCATCAGAACTTCGGAGATCTGTTGGTGAGTCTGGGCCACAACAACCGGTTCGCCGTGTTGCGGAACCATACCTATCCGTCCCTGCCGCCGCCTTTCACTGCCCTGACCATTTACGAGGATTTGCAGGAAGGGGATGTGCCCGGGGCGCAGCGTTCCGACGGCCCGGGAAGTCTGGCGGAGTTTGTCGGTGAGGAAGCCGCCGGCTTGTGGATCCTGCAGGTGTTGGATGATGCCCTGACCCAGACGGGCCGGGTCGATCATCTGACCTTGCGGATTGAGCCGGCGCGGCTGGAGGAAACGAACGCCTGGCGGGGAATCCAACCCTTCAGTTTCCGGTATGAAGTGGTGGATGTTCCGCAGGACGCAACCAATCTGACGGTTTGCGTGACGACCACCAATGCCCCGGTGGAATTGTACCTGCGCCACGGAGATTTCCCCACGCGCACGGTGTACGACCACTTTCTGCCGGTTCCGGTGCCGGGCGCGTGCCTGAGTGTGGACCGGAGTTCGGCGCCGCCCTTGCGACCGGGTCGCTATTACATCGGCGTGTTCAACCCGCAACCGTTTGCGCAGTACGTTCAGATTGTCGTGCGGGTGGACAGGGATCCGGCCGCGATCCGACCCGTTCTGGCGACCTCGAACGCGGACGTGCCCCTGTTGGATGACGCCGTGACCTACGCAGCGATGCTGGTGACCAACCGCGGCCGGATTGCCTCGGTGGAGGTGGGGGTTCGGGTGGATCACCCCCGGGTTTCGGACCTGGCGATCACCCTGGTGAGCCCGTCCGGAACGCGGATCCTCCTGAGCGAGGCACGGGGATGGACCAACCCGGCGGGCATGGGCTCCACCTACTGGATTACCAATGTCGTCCCGGTGGAGTACAGTGGCGGCCCCGATCCGGTCACCAACGTTGTGGACGTGGGGGTCAACCAGGGCACCGTCACGATTGAGTATGACTTTTACAACCTGCCGGACCGGATGCGCGTGTATTACGAAGGGCAACTACTGGCGGATACCGGGATGACAAGCGGTCAGGGGCGGTTGGAGTTGGAGTTTGGACCGGGCTCCTCGACCCTGATCACCGTGACCGTGAACGAAAACGGGAATGACGAACCCAGAACGGAATGGCGGTACACCCTGAGTTCGGTTCGAGAGATTCACAATTACCTGATTTTCACCGAAAACACGAACCTTGCGACCGCGCCCATCAAATTCCTGAGCCCGCCCTTTGCGCCACCGACGAACCGTCTCGAGACGTTCCTGGGCGGATTCGAGACCGCGGTGCCGGGCTGGTATGATGCCGGGCAGGTGGTCGAAGGGTGGACGAATGCCGGGCCGGGGGCCGTGCTCGTGGTCAGCGACTCGGCATGGGCGCACACCGGCCAGAAATTCCTCAGCCTGCAGAGCGGCAGCCTGGTCCGCACGCTGCCCACGGTAACCGGACGCAATTACCTCCTGCAGTTTGCATCCCGTCAGGCGCCCCTGATGGAGGGGATCATCGGTTGGTGGCCCGGTGAGGGAAATGCCCGAAACGTGGTGAATGATTTGGAGGGGATTTACATGGGGCAGGCCGGCTCGCGCTTCACAAATGGTGTCGTCGGTGCGGCATTTGGCTTCGATGGTGTCTCGGATGCGATCCGGGTGCCGATGCAGCCGACCTTCCAGGTGACTACTGGAGTGACGGCTGAAGCCTGGATCTATCCCACGAGTTGGGGCACCAATGGTATACTGACCCGATGGGGCGCCGTCGGCATCAACGATCGTAGTTTTCGCCTGGCACTCAATTCTCAGGGCAATCCGTATTTTGAGATCAGCCCCGACGGCTCCGATTGTTCTGCGCAGTGCCGTGCCCTGTACTCTGGTCCCGTACCCTTGAACCAGTGGACTCATGTTGCCGGGACCTACGACGGATCTTACATCCGCCTGTACGTGAACGGTTCTCAGGAAGCCGAATCGTACCGGCCGGGTACCATCTGGGCCGGGGCCACGGATCTGGTAATTGGTGGCGAGGTGACGGGTGGTCAGCTCTTTTCACCGTTTGCCGGGAGGATTGACGAACCGACGTTGTACAATCGCGCGCTGACTCCGGAAGAGATTCGGCTCATTTACGAGGCCGGGCCAAGGGGGAAATGTGCCCTGGCGACGCCACCCGCCGTGTGTCCGGGCGAGCCGGTGATGTCGGCCGCGGTGGCCGGTACGTTGACGAATGTGGTCTGGAGCGGGACGACGGACTGGGTGACCAACACTCTGGCTTTTGTGGCTGCGGGACCTGCCAC